A window of Campylobacter ureolyticus contains these coding sequences:
- the ybeY gene encoding rRNA maturation RNase YbeY, translating to MISCDEKYPKILDLIASELTDAEIELIFLNSSEMHELNKKERNIDKTTDVLSFPYAKIPNFPLGSVVINLDLADEKSKELKHNLDDEIALLFTHGLLHILGYDHEIDNGEMRKMEEKIINKFNLPKSLIVRNS from the coding sequence TTGATAAGTTGCGATGAGAAATATCCTAAAATTTTAGATTTAATAGCTAGTGAATTAACAGATGCTGAGATTGAGCTTATTTTTTTAAACTCTAGTGAAATGCATGAACTTAATAAAAAGGAAAGAAACATAGATAAAACAACTGATGTTTTGAGCTTTCCTTATGCTAAAATACCAAATTTTCCACTTGGTTCAGTTGTTATAAATTTAGATCTTGCAGATGAAAAATCAAAGGAGCTTAAACACAACTTAGATGATGAAATCGCCCTACTTTTTACACATGGATTGCTTCATATTTTAGGATATGATCACGAAATAGATAATGGAGAAATGAGAAAAATGGAAGAAAAAATTATAAATAAATTTAATCTTCCAAAAAGCTTGATTGTAAGAAATTCATAG
- the queC gene encoding 7-cyano-7-deazaguanine synthase QueC translates to MKKALCIISGGMDSVTSAYIAKNEGYEIVALHFDYNQRTMNKEKECFNKICDELKVVKKEILNVSFISQIGANALTDSSLEIPKDGLSDEVPITYVPFRNGIFLSIAAALAEREKCEAIFIGVVEEDSSGYPDCSQEFIKSMEKSINLGRETGIKTKILTPLVHLSKAQIVQKAFSLKVPLQYTWSCYEREDLACGVCDSCRLRLKGFKEAGKKDLIKYAN, encoded by the coding sequence ATGAAAAAAGCACTTTGTATAATAAGTGGTGGAATGGATAGCGTAACATCAGCATATATTGCAAAAAACGAAGGCTATGAGATAGTTGCGCTTCATTTTGATTATAATCAAAGGACAATGAATAAAGAAAAAGAGTGTTTTAATAAAATTTGTGATGAGTTAAAGGTTGTAAAAAAAGAGATTTTAAATGTTAGTTTTATTTCTCAAATTGGGGCTAATGCTTTAACTGATAGTAGCTTAGAAATTCCAAAAGATGGGTTAAGTGATGAGGTGCCAATAACTTATGTTCCTTTTAGAAATGGTATATTTTTAAGCATTGCAGCAGCTTTAGCTGAGCGTGAAAAGTGTGAGGCAATATTTATAGGAGTGGTTGAAGAAGATAGTAGTGGATATCCTGATTGTTCCCAAGAGTTTATAAAAAGCATGGAAAAATCGATTAATCTAGGACGAGAAACAGGCATTAAAACAAAAATCTTAACTCCATTAGTTCATTTAAGTAAAGCTCAGATTGTTCAAAAAGCATTTAGTTTAAAAGTTCCTTTACAATATACTTGGAGTTGCTATGAAAGGGAGGATTTGGCGTGTGGAGTTTGTGATAGCTGTAGACTTAGACTAAAAGGTTTTAAAGAAGCAGGTAAAAAAGATCTAATAAAATACGCTAATTAA
- a CDS encoding primosomal protein N' yields the protein MFYYEVFILGLNLRPLTYHSKTKLEIYSLVLAPLSKNTKQAIILKEVKKPKFQTLEILSICDEKFSNIQKTLAKFISYYYACNLGMVFKIFTPFKSSNFINHNFDKTPTLSPLQNKALNFVTEHKTSLVFGDTGSGKSEIYISLIVKELNLGKQVLFLMPEISLTPQMEKRLKEYFGDFVGVWHSKITPKKKQNLLKDFEDGKIKLIAGARSALFLPFTNLSLIVVDEEHDDSYKSATKPRYNARDLAIFLASKFDIKVVLGSATPSLTTYKKQPYFRLKGTFFKSSKEVIYDENETQISSKILKEIKACLENKNQAIVFLPTRANFKYKQCKKCGEIIKCPFCSVGMSVHKDKNALICHYCGYTTYQNASCDKCGGDTFEAKRMGTSEVLNALQKAFKEANIAKFDKDEITTQRKLTNLLKDFNDRKIDILVGTQMLSKGHDYHNVKLAVIMGIDTGLAYADFRAREKTLALCMQIAGRAGRVGNAKVLIQTKQADFFKSYLDKYDEFLEDETEFREDLYPPFTKILRVLISHKDEKIANEITQKCLEIIPKFKDIEVIGHGKAVIEYIASKFRYEILLRSHTYKNLVMLSHVLEKIPNVEVDMDAIFFS from the coding sequence ATGTTTTACTACGAAGTCTTTATTTTAGGTCTAAATTTAAGACCTCTCACATATCATTCTAAAACTAAGCTTGAAATTTATAGCTTAGTTTTAGCCCCTCTTTCAAAAAATACAAAACAAGCTATAATTTTAAAAGAAGTCAAAAAGCCAAAATTTCAAACTTTAGAAATTTTAAGTATTTGTGATGAAAAATTTAGTAACATTCAAAAAACTCTAGCTAAGTTTATAAGCTACTACTATGCTTGTAATTTGGGTATGGTTTTTAAAATTTTTACTCCATTTAAAAGTTCAAATTTTATAAATCATAATTTTGATAAAACTCCAACATTAAGCCCACTTCAAAATAAGGCTTTAAATTTTGTAACAGAGCATAAAACAAGCCTTGTATTTGGCGATACTGGAAGCGGGAAAAGTGAAATTTATATTTCACTAATAGTAAAAGAGCTAAATTTGGGCAAACAAGTGCTTTTTTTAATGCCTGAAATCTCACTTACCCCACAAATGGAAAAAAGACTAAAAGAGTATTTTGGTGATTTTGTAGGTGTTTGGCACTCAAAAATCACGCCTAAAAAAAAGCAAAATTTATTAAAAGATTTTGAAGATGGAAAGATAAAATTAATTGCAGGAGCTAGGTCGGCTCTTTTTTTACCATTTACAAATTTAAGTCTTATAGTTGTTGATGAAGAGCATGATGATAGTTATAAATCAGCCACAAAACCGCGATATAACGCAAGAGATTTAGCTATTTTTTTAGCTAGTAAATTTGATATAAAAGTAGTGCTTGGCTCAGCTACGCCTTCACTTACAACTTATAAAAAGCAGCCCTATTTTAGGCTAAAAGGAACTTTTTTTAAAAGTAGTAAAGAAGTAATTTATGATGAAAATGAAACTCAGATTTCATCAAAAATTCTAAAAGAGATAAAAGCTTGTCTTGAAAATAAAAACCAAGCAATTGTTTTTTTACCCACAAGAGCAAATTTTAAATACAAACAATGCAAAAAATGTGGTGAGATAATAAAATGCCCATTTTGTAGCGTTGGCATGAGCGTTCACAAGGATAAAAATGCTTTGATTTGCCATTATTGTGGCTATACAACTTATCAAAATGCAAGTTGTGATAAATGTGGTGGTGATACATTTGAAGCAAAAAGAATGGGAACAAGTGAAGTTTTAAACGCCTTACAAAAAGCCTTTAAAGAGGCAAATATCGCTAAATTTGACAAAGATGAGATAACAACGCAAAGAAAACTTACAAATTTATTAAAAGACTTTAATGATAGAAAAATAGATATTTTAGTAGGCACTCAAATGCTTAGTAAAGGGCATGATTATCACAATGTAAAACTAGCTGTGATAATGGGTATTGATACAGGATTAGCGTATGCTGATTTTAGAGCTAGAGAAAAAACCTTGGCTTTATGTATGCAAATAGCTGGAAGAGCTGGGAGAGTAGGCAATGCAAAAGTATTAATACAAACAAAACAAGCTGATTTTTTTAAAAGTTATTTAGACAAATATGATGAGTTTTTAGAAGATGAAACTGAGTTTAGAGAAGATTTATATCCACCTTTTACTAAAATTTTAAGAGTTTTAATATCACATAAAGATGAAAAAATAGCAAATGAAATCACACAAAAATGCCTAGAAATCATACCTAAATTTAAAGATATTGAGGTTATTGGACACGGAAAAGCCGTAATTGAATATATTGCTTCAAAATTTAGATATGAAATACTGCTTCGCTCACACACTTACAAAAATTTAGTAATGCTTTCTCATGTGCTTGAAAAAATTCCAAATGTTGAAGTTGATATGGATGCGATATTTTTTAGCTAA
- a CDS encoding type II secretion system protein — protein sequence MNKKAFTMIELVFVIVILGILAGVAIPRLSVTRDDATMAKMRADLASIRSGIALDKSKAMMEGRLSDWKTNVADLANNNFSSVVQGGIKPGNERNGWTFNKTTAKACIAKKCAEFELVTTGNNAGDFNCKGDNCNLFE from the coding sequence ATGAATAAAAAAGCTTTTACTATGATTGAGCTAGTTTTCGTTATTGTTATTTTGGGAATTTTGGCAGGAGTTGCTATACCAAGACTTTCGGTTACAAGAGATGATGCTACGATGGCTAAAATGAGAGCTGATTTAGCTTCTATAAGAAGTGGTATAGCGCTTGATAAAAGCAAGGCAATGATGGAAGGAAGACTGTCTGATTGGAAAACAAATGTAGCAGATCTTGCTAATAATAATTTTTCAAGCGTTGTTCAAGGTGGTATTAAACCTGGAAATGAAAGAAATGGTTGGACTTTTAATAAAACAACTGCAAAGGCTTGCATTGCTAAAAAATGTGCTGAGTTTGAACTTGTAACAACAGGAAACAATGCAGGAGACTTTAATTGTAAAGGCGACAACTGTAATCTTTTTGAATAA
- a CDS encoding type II secretion system protein has product MKKGFTMVELIFIIVILGILAAFALPRLVATRDDAEVAKFAQNLSTLITDIAAYQTSKGNYDKKISNMTYVDVKDEQDYKATLNIRKKSCIEIIAYNDDDSANNVRAGMFEIKTVNNNEKLCKRALELPAVKSYLQSGSKIFLGEKPSL; this is encoded by the coding sequence ATGAAAAAAGGTTTTACAATGGTAGAGCTAATTTTTATCATTGTTATTTTAGGAATCTTAGCTGCTTTTGCACTGCCAAGACTGGTTGCTACAAGAGATGATGCAGAAGTTGCGAAATTTGCTCAAAATTTATCGACTTTGATAACTGATATTGCAGCTTATCAAACATCTAAGGGAAATTATGATAAAAAAATATCTAATATGACCTATGTAGATGTTAAAGACGAACAAGATTATAAAGCAACGCTTAATATAAGAAAAAAGTCCTGTATTGAAATAATTGCTTATAACGATGATGATAGTGCAAACAATGTAAGAGCTGGAATGTTTGAGATAAAAACAGTAAATAACAATGAAAAGCTCTGCAAAAGAGCACTTGAATTGCCTGCTGTAAAATCATATTTGCAAAGTGGAAGCAAAATATTTTTAGGTGAAAAACCTAGTCTTTAA
- a CDS encoding Crp/Fnr family transcriptional regulator, translating to MLREIPIFKDLSDEELEKIENISIIKHYKKGEIFFLEGEKPLFLSILLDGKLKIYKTSPKGKEIFIHEILPINFVAELANFENITYPASSSFSEDSTILKIDYFKFEEMFLKKSQVAFALLKSFSGKIKAMNKVIMKEIIWDSEGKVANFICDNFEAFQTLKYSNIAKILNISAETFSRIITKFKKLDLLKTDENGKVVDFNKKELLKYFKF from the coding sequence ATGTTAAGAGAAATTCCCATTTTTAAAGATTTATCCGATGAAGAGCTTGAGAAAATAGAAAATATAAGCATTATAAAACACTATAAAAAAGGTGAAATATTTTTTTTAGAGGGAGAAAAACCACTTTTTCTAAGCATACTTTTAGATGGAAAATTAAAAATTTATAAAACTTCTCCAAAAGGAAAAGAAATATTTATTCATGAAATACTACCTATAAATTTTGTAGCTGAGCTAGCAAATTTTGAAAACATAACTTATCCAGCAAGCTCATCTTTTAGTGAAGATAGCACGATTTTAAAGATAGATTATTTTAAATTTGAAGAGATGTTTTTAAAAAAATCACAAGTTGCATTTGCTTTATTAAAGTCATTTTCTGGCAAAATAAAAGCTATGAATAAAGTCATAATGAAAGAAATTATTTGGGATAGTGAGGGAAAAGTTGCAAATTTCATATGCGATAATTTCGAAGCTTTTCAAACACTAAAATATTCAAATATAGCTAAAATTTTAAACATATCTGCTGAAACATTTTCAAGAATAATTACAAAATTTAAAAAACTTGATCTTTTAAAAACAGATGAAAATGGAAAAGTTGTAGATTTTAACAAAAAAGAGCTTTTAAAATATTTTAAATTCTAA
- the gltX gene encoding glutamate--tRNA ligase codes for MYRFAPSPTGDMHIGNLRAAIFNYIVSKQKNEGYILRIEDTDKERNIDGKDEDIKEILTKFGIKWDKLYYQSKNLKFHREFANKLLIDKKAFCCFCSEEELAAKKQKAKDEGVAYRYDGTCEKLSDVEVLDITKPFVIRMKKPSHAMKFTDDIKGELSFEPENIDNFVIMRRDKTPTYNFACSIDDMLMDVSYVIRGEDHVSNTPKQDLIRQALGYDKKIGYAHLPIILNQEGKKMSKREKDSSVKFLLDSGYLPEAILNYLVLLGNKTPYEIFTLDDAIKWFDIKNISKSPAKFDIEKLTQINREHIKIANNKRLSELFEMDIKFGDLIRFYTQEGSLIPEIKEKILQIYSKKTIPDEYKENVNLIKNAISKVEISKDFNEFKQNLMKLTNLKGKNFFMSLRILLTNQTHGPELSELYPLIKDDIKEIVSKC; via the coding sequence ATGTATCGTTTCGCACCATCGCCAACTGGTGATATGCATATAGGAAATTTAAGAGCTGCAATATTTAATTATATTGTTTCCAAACAAAAAAATGAAGGTTATATTTTACGTATTGAAGATACGGATAAAGAGAGAAACATAGATGGAAAAGATGAAGATATAAAAGAAATTTTAACAAAATTTGGTATAAAGTGGGATAAGCTTTATTATCAAAGTAAGAATTTAAAATTTCATAGAGAATTTGCAAATAAACTTTTGATTGATAAAAAAGCATTTTGTTGTTTTTGCAGTGAAGAAGAACTTGCAGCAAAAAAACAAAAAGCTAAAGATGAGGGCGTAGCTTATAGGTATGATGGAACTTGTGAAAAGCTTAGTGATGTTGAAGTTTTAGATATAACAAAACCTTTTGTTATAAGGATGAAAAAGCCATCTCATGCTATGAAATTTACAGATGATATCAAAGGCGAGCTTAGTTTTGAACCAGAAAATATCGATAATTTTGTCATAATGAGAAGAGATAAAACCCCAACTTATAACTTTGCTTGTAGTATTGATGACATGCTTATGGATGTAAGCTATGTAATAAGAGGCGAGGATCATGTAAGTAATACTCCAAAACAGGACTTAATAAGACAAGCGCTTGGATATGATAAAAAAATAGGCTACGCACATCTTCCAATTATTTTAAATCAAGAGGGTAAAAAGATGAGTAAAAGAGAAAAAGACTCATCGGTTAAATTTTTACTTGATAGTGGATATTTACCTGAAGCAATACTTAATTACCTAGTTCTTTTAGGAAATAAAACTCCGTATGAAATTTTTACTTTAGATGATGCAATTAAGTGGTTTGATATAAAAAATATCTCCAAAAGTCCTGCTAAATTTGATATAGAAAAGCTAACTCAAATAAACAGAGAGCATATCAAAATAGCAAATAATAAGCGACTTAGCGAGCTTTTTGAAATGGATATTAAATTTGGTGATTTGATACGATTTTACACTCAAGAAGGAAGTTTAATCCCTGAAATAAAAGAAAAAATTCTTCAAATTTATTCTAAAAAAACTATCCCAGATGAGTATAAAGAAAATGTAAATTTGATAAAAAATGCAATTTCAAAAGTGGAAATTTCTAAAGATTTTAATGAATTTAAACAAAATTTAATGAAATTAACTAATCTTAAAGGAAAGAACTTTTTTATGAGCTTAAGGATACTGCTTACAAATCAAACTCACGGACCAGAACTTAGTGAGCTTTATCCACTTATAAAAGATGATATAAAGGAGATAGTAAGTAAATGTTAA